A section of the Dehalococcoidia bacterium genome encodes:
- a CDS encoding cupredoxin family copper-binding protein, whose translation MFPFRAPCGASASLRPAGRGGLVARFVLPAMVGLGVLAAACSSSAKSAQLPPANPPVPPSALTTAQPPTPRPGELAVATPSGPAVTIDNFSFTPATISVPVGATVTWVNHDDVPHTVTSSTKAFDSSTIDSDKQFSFTFTTAGTYNYFCSIHPFMTAKVIVQ comes from the coding sequence ATGTTCCCGTTCCGCGCGCCTTGCGGCGCGTCCGCTTCTCTGCGCCCGGCGGGGCGCGGCGGCCTGGTCGCGCGCTTCGTTCTGCCCGCGATGGTGGGGCTGGGCGTGCTCGCCGCGGCCTGCTCCAGCAGCGCGAAGTCGGCCCAGTTGCCGCCCGCCAACCCGCCCGTGCCGCCGTCGGCCCTGACCACCGCGCAGCCGCCCACACCACGCCCCGGCGAGCTGGCCGTCGCCACGCCCAGCGGCCCGGCCGTGACGATCGACAACTTCAGCTTCACGCCGGCCACGATCTCCGTGCCAGTCGGCGCCACCGTGACCTGGGTGAACCACGACGACGTGCCGCACACGGTCACCTCGTCCACCAAGGCGTTCGACTCCAGCACGATCGACAGCGACAAGCAGTTCAGCTTCACCTTCACCACGGCCGGCACCTACAACTACTTCTGTTCGATTCATCCCTTCATGACGGCGAAGGTGATCGTGCAGTAG
- a CDS encoding metallophosphoesterase, with protein MDEFAEYVIDDPLARGGHGHKRLAAAPARDEDGVDRRGFLKCMAWAGTGLVWTVSGGVLSSCTLGASSKSGTAKGDFTFAQVSDSHIGFSKAPNTDVTGTLQKSIDKINALATRPAFVLHTGDLSHLSTPQQFDTVDQILKGAKSDTGRVFYTPGEHDTFVDNGKTFMQRFGQGTQGNGWQSAGYKGVHIVGLVNTWNVKGGGFGVLGQEQLDWLKQDLAGVNSDTPLIVFAHVPLWAIYPQWGWGTDDAEQALSMMRRFSSVTVLNGHIHQVLEKQEGNITFHTAASTAYPQPAPGQTQGPGPLVVVTNQLQSALGVREVAFSRKQNALVVIDQRLG; from the coding sequence ATGGACGAGTTTGCCGAATACGTGATCGACGACCCGCTGGCCCGCGGCGGTCACGGGCATAAACGCCTGGCCGCGGCGCCGGCGCGCGACGAGGACGGCGTGGACCGGCGCGGCTTTCTCAAGTGCATGGCCTGGGCCGGCACCGGCCTGGTCTGGACGGTGAGCGGCGGCGTGCTCAGCTCCTGCACGCTGGGCGCCTCCAGCAAGAGCGGCACGGCGAAGGGCGACTTCACCTTCGCGCAGGTCAGCGACAGCCACATCGGCTTCAGCAAGGCGCCGAACACGGATGTGACCGGCACACTGCAGAAGTCGATCGACAAGATCAACGCGCTGGCCACGCGCCCGGCCTTCGTGCTGCACACCGGCGACCTCAGCCATCTCTCGACGCCGCAGCAGTTCGACACGGTGGACCAGATCCTCAAGGGCGCGAAGTCAGACACGGGCCGCGTGTTCTATACGCCCGGCGAGCACGACACCTTCGTGGACAACGGCAAGACCTTCATGCAGCGTTTCGGCCAGGGCACGCAGGGCAACGGCTGGCAGAGCGCCGGCTACAAGGGCGTGCACATCGTCGGGCTGGTCAACACCTGGAACGTGAAGGGCGGCGGCTTCGGCGTGCTCGGCCAGGAGCAGCTCGACTGGCTGAAGCAGGACCTGGCCGGCGTGAACAGCGACACGCCGCTGATCGTCTTCGCGCACGTGCCGCTCTGGGCGATCTATCCGCAGTGGGGCTGGGGCACGGACGACGCGGAGCAGGCGCTGAGCATGATGCGGCGCTTCTCCTCCGTTACCGTGCTCAACGGGCATATCCACCAGGTGCTGGAGAAGCAGGAGGGCAACATCACCTTCCACACCGCCGCCTCGACCGCCTATCCGCAGCCGGCGCCGGGCCAGACGCAAGGCCCCGGTCCGCTGGTCGTGGTCACGAACCAGCTACAAAGCGCGCTCGGCGTGCGCGAGGTCGCCTTCAGCCGCAAGCAGAACGCGCTCGTCGTGATCGACCAGCGGCTGGGCTGA